A genomic region of Pirellulales bacterium contains the following coding sequences:
- a CDS encoding MBOAT family O-acyltransferase, producing MLFQTYEFLILMLVVLAGIVILRQARAQHWMLLVASYVFYAWWDVRFLILLLLTSMIDFSAALGIYGVQLSWRERIRLSVLLIVGAYLTLGLNWPAVQGGQTQLTVAEFFQPGWAHAPQAIAVIAAFAVIGPMVYSLYFRLSENGRRNAFLATSMIANLVILGFFKYFNFFSDNLVGLGHILGFNWTPPALDVALPVGISFYTFVTMSYGIDAYRGDIVPERSFLRMALFVSYFPHLVAGPIIRPEQLLPTLHEPWKLSPERLLSGFHLTAVGMVKKVLIADSIAPLVEVILGHPAGQPSLLIWIGTALFAVQIYCDFSGYTDVARGVSRMVGVELPLNFNFPYFSTSIIEFWRRWHISLSSWLRDYLYIPLGGGRASLPRIYFNLLTTMVLGGLWHGASWNFVMWGTYQGLLLCINRFFNEYKATSAKLTALFERPGMKVVCWVVTMYFVLLGWLIFRVTNLHDLLYAMRAFVLFDGQMNLTSLGLGLGTPVIALLAFLVFVVLHTSSYFAIRWSELLDRLPSPALTAAYVLLGLLFFIAWPSQNAPFIYFQF from the coding sequence ATGCTCTTTCAGACCTACGAATTCCTGATCCTGATGCTGGTCGTGCTGGCTGGCATCGTCATCTTGCGCCAGGCCCGCGCGCAGCACTGGATGCTGCTCGTGGCGAGCTATGTCTTCTATGCCTGGTGGGACGTGCGTTTTCTGATCCTGCTGCTGTTGACGTCGATGATCGACTTCTCGGCGGCATTGGGCATTTATGGCGTTCAACTGAGCTGGCGTGAGCGAATCCGTCTGAGCGTCTTGCTCATCGTCGGAGCGTATTTAACACTGGGCCTGAATTGGCCGGCGGTGCAAGGCGGACAGACGCAGCTCACCGTGGCCGAGTTTTTCCAACCCGGCTGGGCCCACGCCCCGCAGGCGATCGCCGTGATCGCGGCTTTCGCTGTAATCGGACCGATGGTTTATAGCCTGTACTTCAGGCTCTCGGAAAACGGACGCCGCAATGCCTTCCTCGCGACCAGCATGATCGCGAACCTGGTCATTCTGGGCTTCTTCAAATACTTCAACTTCTTCAGCGACAACCTAGTCGGACTGGGCCATATCCTGGGTTTCAACTGGACCCCGCCAGCCCTGGATGTCGCTTTGCCCGTGGGCATCAGCTTCTACACCTTCGTCACGATGAGCTACGGCATCGACGCCTATCGTGGTGACATCGTGCCCGAGCGATCGTTTCTGCGCATGGCGCTCTTCGTCTCGTACTTTCCGCACCTGGTGGCCGGCCCGATTATCCGGCCCGAACAATTGCTGCCCACGTTGCATGAGCCGTGGAAACTGTCCCCCGAGCGACTGTTGAGCGGTTTTCACCTAACGGCCGTCGGGATGGTCAAGAAGGTGCTGATCGCCGATTCGATCGCACCTCTGGTCGAAGTGATCCTGGGGCACCCCGCGGGGCAACCGAGCTTGCTCATCTGGATCGGCACGGCGCTGTTTGCCGTGCAGATTTATTGCGACTTCTCCGGCTATACCGATGTGGCCCGCGGCGTCAGTCGCATGGTCGGCGTCGAGTTGCCGCTGAACTTCAATTTCCCGTACTTCAGCACGTCGATCATCGAATTCTGGCGCCGCTGGCACATCAGCCTGTCGAGCTGGCTGCGCGACTATCTTTACATCCCGCTCGGGGGCGGTCGGGCCAGCTTGCCGCGAATCTATTTCAATCTGCTCACGACAATGGTGCTTGGCGGATTGTGGCACGGGGCCAGTTGGAACTTTGTCATGTGGGGCACCTATCAGGGGCTGCTGTTGTGCATCAATCGGTTCTTTAACGAATACAAGGCAACGAGCGCCAAGCTCACCGCGCTATTCGAACGCCCCGGCATGAAGGTCGTATGCTGGGTCGTGACCATGTACTTCGTGCTGTTGGGCTGGCTGATCTTTCGCGTCACCAACTTGCACGATTTGCTGTATGCGATGCGGGCGTTTGTGCTCTTTGATGGGCAAATGAATCTGACCAGCCTGGGACTCGGGCTTGGCACGCCCGTTATCGCGCTATTGGCGTTCTTGGTTTTCGTCGTGTTGCACACGTCGAGCTATTTCGCCATCCGCTGGTCAGAATTGCTCGACCGGCTGCCCAGCCCCGCTCTCACCGCGGCCTACGTGCTGCTGGGGCTGCTGTTCTTCATCGCGTGGCCATCGCAGAACGCGCCGTTCATCTACTTCCAGTTCTAA
- a CDS encoding SGNH/GDSL hydrolase family protein, giving the protein MTTIEEPPAKTAASSEPSPSVLRPIARMILLPALGALLGFVLLEKVLLPIIGVGSVERIVQLGQHLDEPLSPAPTVALLGNSITREGIDTRLLAESAPAGWHAQNLAISGCSINEMRVQLPKVLAARPAAVAIGLRPEDLGRTDDMDLDKAFAYAKGGFVTAWPMDWTRADFPGISVEAYEALRSTPLAQDMHFRTALLNMINQEVRLRFRRGLRRVAPDNWTDPYEMAFNVRDNRLERHLESTLHDMRELLKEERTGATLIEKMATEIHEAGAIPILIILPMHPAFGDDMLQPVTDLRALTARLASERSGLVVDALDVLSANEFADALHPNAEGREVYSRFVGHALEPLATTSKK; this is encoded by the coding sequence ATGACCACCATCGAAGAGCCTCCTGCAAAGACCGCGGCTTCTTCCGAGCCGTCGCCGTCGGTTTTGCGCCCGATTGCTCGCATGATCTTGTTGCCTGCGCTGGGGGCACTACTGGGATTCGTGCTGCTCGAGAAAGTCCTGTTGCCGATCATCGGGGTGGGCAGCGTCGAGCGGATCGTGCAACTTGGCCAGCATCTGGACGAACCACTGAGCCCGGCCCCGACCGTGGCCTTGCTCGGCAATTCGATCACGCGTGAAGGGATTGATACGCGCTTGCTGGCCGAAAGTGCGCCGGCCGGCTGGCACGCCCAGAATCTTGCCATCAGTGGCTGCTCGATCAACGAAATGCGCGTGCAACTTCCAAAGGTGCTCGCGGCGCGCCCGGCGGCCGTTGCCATCGGCCTGCGTCCCGAAGACCTGGGCCGGACTGATGACATGGACCTGGATAAGGCGTTTGCCTATGCCAAGGGGGGCTTCGTTACTGCCTGGCCCATGGACTGGACTCGCGCCGATTTCCCCGGCATCAGCGTCGAGGCATACGAGGCACTCCGCTCGACGCCGCTCGCCCAGGACATGCACTTTCGCACCGCTCTTTTGAACATGATCAATCAAGAGGTGCGGCTGCGGTTCCGCCGTGGCTTGCGTCGCGTGGCGCCGGACAACTGGACCGATCCCTACGAGATGGCCTTCAACGTGCGCGACAACCGTCTCGAACGGCACCTGGAGTCCACGCTGCACGATATGCGTGAATTGCTCAAGGAGGAACGCACGGGCGCCACATTAATCGAAAAGATGGCCACCGAGATTCACGAAGCCGGCGCCATACCAATTCTGATCATTCTCCCCATGCATCCCGCGTTTGGGGACGACATGCTGCAGCCGGTCACCGACCTACGTGCTCTCACGGCACGCCTGGCCAGCGAACGATCAGGACTGGTGGTCGATGCCTTGGACGTATTGTCGGCCAACGAATTCGCCGACGCGCTCCATCCCAACGCCGAGGGGCGCGAGGTCTACAGCCGGTTTGTCGGCCACGCCCTCGAGCCGTTAGCCACAACTTCGAAGAAATAG